One genomic region from Biomphalaria glabrata chromosome 7, xgBioGlab47.1, whole genome shotgun sequence encodes:
- the LOC106052867 gene encoding serine/threonine-protein kinase Nek11-like isoform X1, with protein MPLGRATKDRTTKEARVLANRYEVVKKLGSGNFGTAFLCKDTKCNNELKVLKEIPVGDLQPDETVDAMHEARLLSKLDHPGIVKFHDSFIDSEYFCIITEYCEGGDLDHKIEEFKKQGKSFDEKTILNWIIQLILAVQYMHSRRVLHRDLKTRNIFIRKNLMKIGDFGISRILMNTSDMASTFTGTPYYMSPEVLKHEGYNSKSDIWSIGCILYEMCSLEHAFMGQGLMAVMYKIVEKDPPNLPEKYSKDLNDVFKKMLTKDPEKRPSATEVTKIPFIEKHMTKMKDTLTEEYKSKHNMNPDLAEREASELASLLREKSHLEDVRSTLDRSTDSNSRSEAEDIDGKKLTAREKLLQKKRLEADKKAHELAKVTQIQLVENTKRREKIKTSFEQTTLPAWKGGYGEGEILKEALTVKDPRLDKPSKYKYSLEDIKSEEFDDYSQDEETIIQRTVIRKRTDPKSKSIGSSKTERSERLTRTHSYDTPRTLTEHSPNTLSLTFGANPKDRAITPMKDLMVYDREHSSLDFKDGIPDTPDLAETYYEQFGFDDDEDDIVVGKTDNRRDSDDRTLTEESLAKEEDDFIKCLEQALDNNSGESTIVSDDSVSGAFGPHAKETKIKNMRAECIKILGEDVFNKAYTYLKSARNSKKQKEKSEKEIMEGLRKFVKNPSDCFIVDQLLFLEE; from the exons ATGCCACTTGGCAGAGCAACAAAAGACAGGACCACCAAAGAAGCAAGAGTGCTAGCCAACAGATATGAAGTTGTTAAAAAACTTGGGAGTGGCAATTTCGGAACAGCATTCTTATGCAAGGATACAAAGTGCAATAATGAGTT GAAAGTGTTGAAAGAGATACCAGTTGGAGATCTGCAGCCAGATGAAACTGTTGATGCCATGCATGAAGCCAGGCTGCTGTCCAAGCTTGACCATCCTGGTATTGTTAAATTTCATGACAGTTTCATTGACAGTGAATATTTCTGTATTATCACAGAATACTGTGAG GGTGGAGACCTTGACCACAAAATTGAAGAATTCAAAAAACAAGGAAAATCATTTGATGAAAAAACTATATTGAATTGGATAATACAGCTTATTTTAGCAGTGCAGTATATGCATAGCCGCAGAGTTCTTCACAGAGACTTGAAAACTAG AAACATCTTTATTCGCAAAAACTTGATGAAGATTGGAGATTTTGGGATTTCTCGCATATTAATGAACACCTCTGACATGGCATCCACATTTACTGGCACACCTTATTATATGAGTCCAGAAGTACTTAAACATGAAGGTTACAACTCAAAGTCTGATATATG gtCTATAGGATGCATCCTCTATGAAATGTGCTCTCTAGAGCATGCCTTTATGGGCCAAGGTCTCATGGCTGTCATGTACAAAATTGTTGAGAAAGATCCTCCTAACCTTCCTGAAAAATATTCAAAAGATCTTaatgatgtttttaaaaa aatgctGACTAAAGACCCAGAGAAAAGACCTTCTGCAACAGAAGTCACTAAAATTCCATTTATTGAAAAGCATATGACA aaaatgAAAGATACACTGACAGAAGAATACAAATCAAAACATAATATGAATCCAGATttagcagaaagggaagcatcTGAGTTGGCATCACTACT AAGAGAGAAATCACACTTAGAAGATGTGAGATCTACTTTAGACAGATCAACAGACAGTAATAGCAGAAGTGAAGCAGAAGATATTGATGGCAAAAAGTTGACAGCTAGGGAGAAGTTGTTGCAGAAGAAAAGACTTGAAGCTGATAAAAAAGCCCATGAATTGGC TAAAGTTACACAAATACAGCTTGTTGAGAACAccaaaagaagagaaaaaatcaAGACAAGTTTTGAACAAACAACC CTCCCAGCATGGAAAGGTGGATATGGTGAAGGGGAAATATTAAAGGAAGCACTGACAGTGAAAGATCCTCGACTTGATAAACCAtccaaatataaatattctttaG AGGATATAAAATCAGAAGAATTTGATGACTATAGTCAAGATGAAGAGACCATTATACAACGCACTGTTATTAGAAAGCGCACTGACCCAAAGTCAAAAAGTATAGGCAGCAGTAAAACTGAAAGGAGTGAGAGGTTGACACGAACACATTCTTATGACACGCCCCGAACTTTAACAGAACACTCTCCAAATACCCTTAGTTTAACCTTTGGGGCGAACCCAAAGGATCGTGCTATCACCCCAATGAAGGATCTTATGGTTTATGATAGAGAACATTCATCATTGGATTTTAAAGATG GTATTCCTGACACACCAGATCTGGCTGAGACTTACTATGAGCAGTTTGgatttgatgatgatgaagatgatatTGTGGTAGGCAAAACAGACAACAGAAGGGACAGTGATGACAGGACACTGACAGAAGAAAGTTTGGCTAAAGAAGAGGATGATTTCATCAAGTGTCTAGAACAAGCACTTGACAACAACAGTGGAG aaTCTACTATAGTAAGTGATGATTCAGTTTCTGGTGCATTTGGTCCACATGCTAaggaaacaaagataaaaaatatGAGAGC TGAATGTATCAAGATATTAGGTGAGGATGTGTTCAACAAAGCCTACACTTATCTCAAGTCTGCCAGaaattcaaagaaacaaaaagaaaagtctGAGAAAGAAATCATGGAAGGGTTGAGAAAATTTGTGAAAAACCCATCGGATTGTTTTATTGTTGATCAACTGCTGTTCTTGGAAGAATAG
- the LOC106052867 gene encoding serine/threonine-protein kinase Nek11-like isoform X2, protein MPLGRATKDRTTKEARVLANRYEVVKKLGSGNFGTAFLCKDTKCNNELKVLKEIPVGDLQPDETVDAMHEARLLSKLDHPGIVKFHDSFIDSEYFCIITEYCEGGDLDHKIEEFKKQGKSFDEKTILNWIIQLILAVQYMHSRRVLHRDLKTRNIFIRKNLMKIGDFGISRILMNTSDMASTFTGTPYYMSPEVLKHEGYNSKSDIWSIGCILYEMCSLEHAFMGQGLMAVMYKIVEKDPPNLPEKYSKDLNDVFKKMLTKDPEKRPSATEVTKIPFIEKHMTKMKDTLTEEYKSKHNMNPDLAEREASELASLLREKSHLEDVRSTLDRSTDSNSRSEAEDIDGKKLTAREKLLQKKRLEADKKAHELAKVTQIQLVENTKRREKIKTSFEQTTLPAWKGGYGEGEILKEALTVKDPRLDKPSKYKYSLEDIKSEEFDDYSQDEETIIQRTVIRKRTDPKSKSIGSSKTERSERLTRTHSYDTPRTLTEHSPNTLSLTFGANPKDRAITPMKDLMVYDREHSSLDFKDDLAETYYEQFGFDDDEDDIVVGKTDNRRDSDDRTLTEESLAKEEDDFIKCLEQALDNNSGESTIVSDDSVSGAFGPHAKETKIKNMRAECIKILGEDVFNKAYTYLKSARNSKKQKEKSEKEIMEGLRKFVKNPSDCFIVDQLLFLEE, encoded by the exons ATGCCACTTGGCAGAGCAACAAAAGACAGGACCACCAAAGAAGCAAGAGTGCTAGCCAACAGATATGAAGTTGTTAAAAAACTTGGGAGTGGCAATTTCGGAACAGCATTCTTATGCAAGGATACAAAGTGCAATAATGAGTT GAAAGTGTTGAAAGAGATACCAGTTGGAGATCTGCAGCCAGATGAAACTGTTGATGCCATGCATGAAGCCAGGCTGCTGTCCAAGCTTGACCATCCTGGTATTGTTAAATTTCATGACAGTTTCATTGACAGTGAATATTTCTGTATTATCACAGAATACTGTGAG GGTGGAGACCTTGACCACAAAATTGAAGAATTCAAAAAACAAGGAAAATCATTTGATGAAAAAACTATATTGAATTGGATAATACAGCTTATTTTAGCAGTGCAGTATATGCATAGCCGCAGAGTTCTTCACAGAGACTTGAAAACTAG AAACATCTTTATTCGCAAAAACTTGATGAAGATTGGAGATTTTGGGATTTCTCGCATATTAATGAACACCTCTGACATGGCATCCACATTTACTGGCACACCTTATTATATGAGTCCAGAAGTACTTAAACATGAAGGTTACAACTCAAAGTCTGATATATG gtCTATAGGATGCATCCTCTATGAAATGTGCTCTCTAGAGCATGCCTTTATGGGCCAAGGTCTCATGGCTGTCATGTACAAAATTGTTGAGAAAGATCCTCCTAACCTTCCTGAAAAATATTCAAAAGATCTTaatgatgtttttaaaaa aatgctGACTAAAGACCCAGAGAAAAGACCTTCTGCAACAGAAGTCACTAAAATTCCATTTATTGAAAAGCATATGACA aaaatgAAAGATACACTGACAGAAGAATACAAATCAAAACATAATATGAATCCAGATttagcagaaagggaagcatcTGAGTTGGCATCACTACT AAGAGAGAAATCACACTTAGAAGATGTGAGATCTACTTTAGACAGATCAACAGACAGTAATAGCAGAAGTGAAGCAGAAGATATTGATGGCAAAAAGTTGACAGCTAGGGAGAAGTTGTTGCAGAAGAAAAGACTTGAAGCTGATAAAAAAGCCCATGAATTGGC TAAAGTTACACAAATACAGCTTGTTGAGAACAccaaaagaagagaaaaaatcaAGACAAGTTTTGAACAAACAACC CTCCCAGCATGGAAAGGTGGATATGGTGAAGGGGAAATATTAAAGGAAGCACTGACAGTGAAAGATCCTCGACTTGATAAACCAtccaaatataaatattctttaG AGGATATAAAATCAGAAGAATTTGATGACTATAGTCAAGATGAAGAGACCATTATACAACGCACTGTTATTAGAAAGCGCACTGACCCAAAGTCAAAAAGTATAGGCAGCAGTAAAACTGAAAGGAGTGAGAGGTTGACACGAACACATTCTTATGACACGCCCCGAACTTTAACAGAACACTCTCCAAATACCCTTAGTTTAACCTTTGGGGCGAACCCAAAGGATCGTGCTATCACCCCAATGAAGGATCTTATGGTTTATGATAGAGAACATTCATCATTGGATTTTAAAGATG ATCTGGCTGAGACTTACTATGAGCAGTTTGgatttgatgatgatgaagatgatatTGTGGTAGGCAAAACAGACAACAGAAGGGACAGTGATGACAGGACACTGACAGAAGAAAGTTTGGCTAAAGAAGAGGATGATTTCATCAAGTGTCTAGAACAAGCACTTGACAACAACAGTGGAG aaTCTACTATAGTAAGTGATGATTCAGTTTCTGGTGCATTTGGTCCACATGCTAaggaaacaaagataaaaaatatGAGAGC TGAATGTATCAAGATATTAGGTGAGGATGTGTTCAACAAAGCCTACACTTATCTCAAGTCTGCCAGaaattcaaagaaacaaaaagaaaagtctGAGAAAGAAATCATGGAAGGGTTGAGAAAATTTGTGAAAAACCCATCGGATTGTTTTATTGTTGATCAACTGCTGTTCTTGGAAGAATAG